CGGGATCAAGGCCGTACGGGAGTGCGGCGGTACTGCCGTTGACCCCGCGCGGGCCCTCGCCGCCGGCGGTCCCGGGGTTGGAGCCGTAGACGATGAAGGTCTTGGACAGATCGGCCGAGGTGTTCATGGCGCCGGGCTTCTGGGCACCGGCCTGCGGTGTCAGGTCGGGCTTCACACCATTCGGGCTGAAGCCATGCGAGTCGCCCTCCAGGGTCTTCGACGCCGATCCGCCGTCCGCCGGGGTGAGCGTGCCCTTGTTGGGGTCCGGCTCGACGAGCACAGCGTCGGCCATGGCGCACGTGTTGCCGCGCAGGGAGTCCAGGTTGGCCGACAGCACCGTGAACGTGTCGGCCCGGCTCACGGCGGCCTTGGCGAAAACCGCGAGCTCACACACGACGATGAGGACGGCGATGACCGCGATAGGTGCCGACGCGACACCGATGCGCCAACCGGCCGGTGCGGCACCGTGAGCATGGGCCAGACCGGTCTCGTCCACGTAGTCCATGCGCAGGTGCTGCCAGACGGCGAACACGAGCGCGACGACGGCCAGCGCGAGCAACACCGTCGAGACCTGCATGCCGGCGATGACCGGCGCCTTGTCGAACCAGGCGATGCCGAAGTTGTACGGCCACGGCCACGCGTTCTTGCCGGCCGCGGCGGCGGCGCACGCCACGAGCAGTCCGGCGATCAGGATCGACAGGTTGCGCAGCGTGCGACGTGCGGCCTGACCGATCGCGACACAGGCGACGGCGGCCAGTGCGGCGCCGAGACCGGCGAAGATGCCGAACTGGATCGTCCACTTGGTCGGGGTGAACGACAGCAGCAGGATCGTCAGCAGCGAGGCGCCCAGGACACGCCACACCGCGCCGGGATCGACACCGTCGATCCGCTTGCGGCGCAACATGATCGCCAATACGAGGAACATCGACACGGCGAACAGCAGCACCGGGATGCGTCGTGCGAGCGCACCATCGGTGTGGTTGACGGCCAGGAAGTAGTAGCGCAGCAGCTCCTGGTACCAGGCCAGCGTCGGCCCGACCGAGTAGCGGATGCGGATCGCCTCGAAGACCGTCGCCAGCGTCTGATCGCGGAAGACCACGATGACGACGAGCGCGCCTGCTCCGAGAACCGGTGCGAGGAGCGGCAACAGGCCGTTCTCCCGGCGACGGCGGACGAGGATGCGCAACAGGGGCCGGGCGCTGGCGATCAACAGCGCCAGCGCGATCAGTCCGTGAGGCGCCAGGGCCAGGGTCAGCAGCGCGGTGAGCGCGGCGAGCGCGGCGGGGAGCATGCGACGGGTGGAGACCGTCACCTCGACCGCCCACCAGGTGAGCAGCGTGCCGAGCACGATGATGCCCTCACTGCGCAGGCCCGAACACATCGGCAGCCAGAACGCCAGGAACACCGCGGCGCCGGTCAGCATCGCCCACTGCGAGCGGCGGACGGCGCCGCCGAGACGGGGCAGCAGAACTCGGCTGAGGATGAACCAGGCGGCGAGGCCGGCGATGAGCGACGGCAGACGCATCCAGAGGCCCGTCGTCGAGATCGTCGACCAGTAGGCGAGGAAGTTGTAGTACCAGTCGAACGGTGCCTCGGGGATGCCGTAGAAGCGGTAGTAGTCGGCCAGGTAACCGGCGTCCGCCGCGTTGCGGCCCATGTTGAGGATGTAGCCGTCATCCGGCGACCCCGCGCCCAGGAAGTGCCAGACGACGAGTGTCAGCGTGACGCCGATGTCGGTCGGGGTGGGGCGCAGCACCGTGCCCCAGCGGAGCCTGCCGCCCACCCGTCGGTGGTAGCCGTGGATGCGGTCGAGCCGGCCCACGGCGACCAGCGCGACGATCGCCGCGATGATCCCGACGATCATGACGAGCCACTTGATCACCGACGGCGACGAGTCGAAGCGGTCGTCGATCTCGATCCGCACATCGATGCCCGACGTCCGGACCTGCTCGGTGGTGAGGCCGGTGAACACCCCGGCGATCTGCGGGTTCGACGACGGTTCGGCCAGGCCGACGTCGCCGCCACCGGCCGTCGCAGCACCCGGCGGCAACCCGACGAACTGTGCGCCGGTCGCGGTGGCGTCGGAGAAGATGCGCAGCTCGCCGCATTCGGCCAGCGCGGACCGCGGCACCGAGGCCAGCGTCTTGTTGCGGACCGACACCGTCACGTTCGAGCCGTCGGCCACGACGAAGAGACCGTTCTCACGCGCCTTGGTGGCATTCGCCGGCATCGTCGAGAGGACCGTGGTGGACGCATCGGTCGGCGTGGCGGCCATGACCCGGCACGGGACGGTGATCTGTACATCGCGCGCGGTCTGCGCGACCAGCGGCGCGGTGACCGATGCCGACTCCGCGCCCAACTCCTGGCCCTGCGGCCAGGTGACCGACGCCGTCGACGTGCTGACCGGCAGGAACGGCGTCAGAACACCGGCGACGACGGCGACCAGTCCGGCAACCGCGGCCACGATCGCCACGGGTCGCGAGGAACGGTGAGGAGACTGCTCTACGGGGGTATCGGCGCCGACGGTGGGCTCGTCTGATTCGGACACTCCAGGCGACTTCGGCACAGGCGCATCGTAGTCAGCGATGCTGTGACAATCCCAAATCGAGCTCCGCTCGGGACAATCCCAAATCGAGCTCCGCTCGGGAACTCAGGTGAACCGGGCCAGGATCGAGTGAACCGCCTGGGTGACGGTCATCCGGTCATAGGTCTGCACGAACTCGAAGGTGCGCTCCAGGTCGGGACCCGCGTCGTGCTGGTCGCGCGCGGAGAGCAGGGCGGCGAAGTGCGGGCCCAGGACCGCGACGTTCCACTCGTTGATCAGGTCGTCCTCGGGATCCAGCGGTGCGCGGTGCACGTTGCCGTCCCGCACGTCGGGGAGCCCGACGCCGTAGACGCCGGCCAGGCCGGTCTTGGCCGACATCTCCCGCCACCGCTTGGCGGTGCGCGGGGTGAAGTGCTCGGCGAACTGGAAGGTGCCCAGGACGATGGCGGCGCCCCCGATCGCGGCCTGGTGCTCCAGGGCCTTGCTCATCTCGATCAGCAGACGCTTGTTGCCCATGCGCGGCTCGATCGAGGTCGACGCGATGCGGTACGGCGTCGACTTGTCCGGGTCGGGCGTCGTCCACACCGGCATGTCCGGCAGCGGCACGATGGTCCGTGTCGCGAGCGTCGAGGGATCGGCCACCGGGGGATACAGGTCGCCGATACCGAAGGCAGCTCCCATCGTCTGTGCGGTGACGCGAGCCGACTCGTCGTCGACGCCCTCGGCGATCACCACGGCGTGACTTCGTTCGGTGTGCGCGGCCAGCGCGTGCGCGAGGTGGGCGGCATCGGCGGTGGCCTGCTTGGACAGGAGTTCGGCGCCGGTCACGATGATGTCTGGTTCGACGAGTGAGAGAAGGGTCGCGGCGTGTTCGCTGCGGACCAGGCCGTCGACGCAGATGATCTTGCCTGCCGCACGGGCGCGCGCGACCCGGGCGAGCGTGCGCTGCGGGCTGCGTTCGACGGCGTCCGGGAGAACCATCATCACGTGACGCTCGAGCGTACGGGTCGTCTCGGCGTCGAGGTTGTCGATCAGCTCGAGATCGAGGTTGACCAGCAACGGAAGGATCTTCGCCAGGGACTGCGCACGGGGGCTGGCAGCCATCTTGCGCTTGCGTTCGTCCAGAACCGGATGCTCTTCGACGAGGCGCGCGGCCCGTTTGAGGGCGGCTGCGGTGGCGAGACGGGTTCCGGCGGGTCCACGGAGCTGCAGTTCGACGGCGGCCAGCGCCCCGTCCGACAGCCGGCACACCGGCGCGAACTGCATGTGGAGCTCCAGATCGTCGAACAGCGTGAATGATCGTGTTTCGGCCACACGTACCTCCCCGTCAGAGCGAGGTACGCCCCGATCGATCCGGCGGACGCAATTGTCTTCACATCCTGTTCACGGCCTAAGCCTGTGCTCAGAGTAACAGTGCGTCGTCGAAAGGACGTGCGACAGCACCCGCAGCACAGCGAGAGTTCAACTCTCGCAAAGTGATCGGGTGGAAAGGGGAAACCGCGGCCGCGGGGGTGGTGAGGCGGCCGCGACCGCGGTTCCGGTGCGGGACCGGGGGAGGGCCCGCACCCGGTCTAGCGGTCAGCGCGCGGCATCGGCGGCTTCCTTCTCGCCGCTGGCACCGGAGTGCTTGAGCTCGCCGGTGTAGCTCTCGAGATGGGCGCGGACGAACCACTGGAACTTCTCGAGTTCGGCGGTCTGGCCGATCAGAACGTCCTCGGTGATCGGGTCGATCTTGCCGATCTTCTCGATCGCGTCTCGGTGCGAGGTGATGAAACCTTCGTAGACGAGGTCGAGGGCGCCGAGATGTGCCTGCGCGGTGTCGCGACCGATGGAGTAGTCGCTCCACGAGCGGTCGGACTCGATCGCCTTGGCGGTGCCCTTGGGAGACGAACCGAGGGTCGCGATGCGCTCGGCGACGGTGTCGGCGTAACCGCGGACGAGCTCGACCTGCGGGTCGATCATCTCGTGCACGCCGATGAAGTTCGCGCCCACCACGTTCCAGTGGATGTGCTTGAGGGTGAGGTGCAGGTCGTTCAGTGCGCTGAGACGCTCCTGCAGGATCCCGGCCACCTTATCGGCCGAGTCCGTGCTGAGTCCTGGTGCCGTGAATTTACTCATGACACGACGCTAGGCTGCGGTCACGGTCGGATCGAGGGGCCCGGGAGATGAGTGACGCAACCGAGATTGGAGATCACGGTGCGGTAACGAACGGGGTGCGACGGGTTTCGACGGGGATGTGGTGGGTAAAACCGCCACACCCCCGTCGGCCCAGGTCAGAGGCTGTCAGTAGCCGCTGGATCTCATCGGCGCGGGGTCGTACAGCCCCGAGCGTCGTGCCTCGCCGAGCTCTATCTCGGCGGGCGGCGCCGGGATGATCTCGGTGAATCGCTGCAGACCGCCCCAGTCACGTCCCCAGTTGTTGCGCAGGTACGTCGGCATCAGTGTCGGACGCAGCATCGCCTCGGTGATGCCCAACGGTCCGCCCGCGGTGCCTGACATCCAGGTCTGGCTGTTCTTCCGGGTGGCCTCGGCGTCGGGCATGATCCGCCACTTCGGCACCTCGAGCACACCGTGCCGCACCTTCATCGGCTGCTGGCAGGGGAAGACCAGACCGGGCAGCCAGTCGATGAACACCGGATCGGTCCGGCCGACGACCTCGTCGAGCGTCGCGAGCTTGCTGACGCGCGGCGGGGTGATGGCCACCCACTCCGACGACGCCGCGGCGGTGTCCTCGACCAGGATGCGCACCACGGTCGACTGGGCCGGCGAATCGGCCAGCGGGAACCGCAGGTTGCGCCACGTCGGGACCTCGCCGATGTCGATGGGGAACATCTGGCCCGTCGGCACCACGCGACCGTCGGCGCCGACGCGACCGAACTGCGCGACCACCTTCTGGCCCGCGTGGACGACACCGATGCCGTCGACGGCCTCGACCGATCCGGCGACCGCCATGGTGAGCAGCGGGGCGTCGTCGGAACGTTCGGGCAACTGGTACCAGTCCGTGGTCAGTGAGGCGGTGCCCGACGGCGAACCGTAACTGCCGAGAACCGGTGTGGCAGCTGGGTTCAGGCCGAACGGCAGCCGAACCGTCGACCCGTTGATGCCGCGTGCGCCCTGGCCGCCCTCGGTGCCACCCTGCGCCGACGACGAGTCGCCGGACTCGTCCGCGCCGGCACCGGTCTGCGCGGTGTTCTGGGCGCTCGTGGTGGACGGGGTGTCGCTCTCGGTGGCGTCCACCGACAGCTTGTCGGGAACCCCGTTGGGTGTGAAGCCGGTGGAATCCGTGCCCGACAATGCCTGTGCGACGCCGGGTGCCGGGCGGCCGTTCACCGCTGCGGGAGCCAGCAGCCCTGCCGTCGGATCGGCCTCGACCAGGACGTCGTTGGCCAGGCCGCACGAATTACCGGTCAGGGCACGCGCATTGGACTTCATCCAGGACCAGGAGTCGCGCTGCACGTAGGCGCCCTTCAGGAACGACGCGACCATGAACAGCACCATCAGTCCCGAGATCACCGGCAGCGGTGAGAACTTGAGCTTCGAATACCAGTGGTCACCACCGCGGGTTCGGGTCTGTTCGTCGACGAAGTCGTCGCGGAAGTGGAACCACAGACCAGCCAGTGCGGTGACGATCGAGGCGAGCAGGATGAACCACGCGACGTTGACGCCGCCGACGGCCGGCGGGCGGTCCCACCACGGCACGCCGTAGCTGCCGACGAACCACCAGCCGTTGGTCCCGGCGAAGGAGATCCCGGTGATCGCGAGCACGGCGGCCGCGAAGAACGTGCGGTTACGCCGCGACCGAAGGACGGCCGGCGCCATCATCGCGCCCGCTGCGGCAGCGAGACCGGCGGCGATACCCGCGTAGACGCCGAAGTGGTGGGTCCACTTGGTCGGGGTGAAGGCGATGAAGAACATAGTGCCCAGCGTGACCGCCACCAATCGCCAGATCGGTGCGCGCGCAACGCCGTTGGGATGTTCACGACGCAGCAGGCGCAGCAGTACGACGAACAGGCACAGGATCATCGCGAGGACGCCGAAGCGACGGGCGAGCGTGCCGTCGGCGGTCGGCAGGATCAGGTAGTAGTAGCGGATCGGTTCCTGCCACCACTCGAGTGTCGGGCCCACGTCGGACGCGACCTTGTTGCCGGCGATGAGCGCGCCGATCGGCTGGTCGAAGAAGATCTGGAAGAGGACCGCGGTGCCGGCCGCCAGGATCGGCGCCAACATCGGCAGGAGTCCGTCACGGGAACGGCGCGACACCAGGGTCTTCACGATCGGCCGGATACCGGCGAGGAGCGCCGCGACGGCCATCAGCCCGCCGGGGGCGAGGGCCAGGGTGAACGCCGCGGTCACGACCGCGATCGCGTACGGCAGCAGGCGCCGCGTCGCGATCGCCCGTTCCACGCAGCACCACGTGAGCAGCGCGCCCACCGCTTCCGCCGGCTCCGGCCGCAGACCGTTGTTGAACGGCAACCAGATCGCCAGGAAGACGAACGCGGCCGACCACACGGCCGGCCTGCTGTTGCGGACCGCGCGCCCCAGGCGCGGGATCACCTCACGGCTGATGAGCCACCAGCCGAGAAGTCCGAGGAGGAAGGCGGGCAGGCGCATGAACGGCGTGGCGACGCTGATGTGCGACATCCACGAGATGACCTGGAAATGCCAGCCGAACGGGTCCTGCGGGACGCCGAAGTAGCGGAAGTAGTTGTCGGCGTAGCCGGCTTCGCTGGTGATGCGGCCGACGGTGAAGTTGTAACCGTCGTCGGAGGTGTTGGCGCCGGCGAACCACCAGAAGGCGAGGATCGCGAAGACCGCGACGTCGGGCGGGCGGATGGTCCACCAGCCGGTCGGCAGGAAACGCTTGTGTGCGCGGCCGTCCCGGCGGTCTAGTACGCCGAGCGCGATCAGCGACAGGACCGTCATCACGATGCCGATGACGATCGCGGCGAGCTTGAGCGGCGTCGGCGAGGAGACGTAGCGGGTGTCGATGGTCGCGTGCAACGACAGGCCGTCGCGGGACACGTCGGCCGGGAGATCGCTGTAGATCCCGACGATCTGCGGACGCATCTCGTGGTCGGGGATGGCGAACTCGTGCAGGCTGCCGGTGTCGGCGTCCGGGGCGGGCAGACCCTCGAAGCGACCGGCGACGCCCTCACCGTCGGCGTGCATGACGATGCGGCAGTCCGGGTTCGCCTGTGCCGCGGCACGATCGGTGTTGAGCAGCACCACGTTGCGGTCGGTCATCGTCAGGGCGTCCGGGGTGGCGCGGACGAAGAGACCGCGGGCGGAGTCGTCCTGACCGCCTTCCGGCGTCGTGGAGAGCAAGACCCCGCCCTGGGCAGGCAATCGGGACGCCAGCGAACAGGGCACCGACATGTCCATGTCGATCGGGACGAAGGCCACCAGCGGTGCCGCCACATCCGATACCGAGTCACCTTGCGGCCACTCGAGTTCCGCGGTGGTCTGGTTGACCGGCAGGATCGGCGTGACGATCGCGAGCAGGAAGCCCAGCAGGCCCGTGACGACGGCGACGATCTTGGCGGTGCGGTTGGGTTCACTCATCGGATTCGGGCTCCACCCTGATCGAGCCGGCGCGTGACCAGCCCCATTGCGTCGTCTGTGCGGTGTCGATCTGTGCGTTCGGTGCGTCGGGTACCAGCGGCGTCAGTTTCTCCAGGGCGCCCCATTCACGGACCCAGTCGTCCTTGAGGTAGGTCGACACGGCCTGGGCCGAGGTCGTCGCCTCCGAGATGCCGAGCAGGCCGCCGTCGACCCCGGCCTGCCAGGTCTTGGACTGGGAGTTGGTCAGCGGGTAGTCACCCAGGATCCGCCACTGCGGCACCTGCGCGACGCCGTGCGAGACACCCATCGGCTGCTGGCACGGGAAGTGCGAGGCCACCCCGAAGTCGATCAGGGTCGGCGCCGTCGTCCCGACGACCTCCTGCAGGGTCTGCAGCCGCGGCGCGCGCGGCGGGGTGATCCCGATGAACTGCTTGTCGCCGAGGTTGTTGTCTTGCAACGTCAGTCGCATCACGGTCGCAGCCGGCGGGGCGGCCGCCATCGGCACCCGCATGTTGCGCCACGGTCGGTTGAGGATGACCGGTCCGGGGTCGATGGGCAGGATGTCCGGGCCGACCTGCTCGAACTCACCGCCCGGGCCGGGCCGCCCGAACTGGACGACCATCTTCTGTCCGAAGTTCCGCACCCCGAAGGTGTCGATGGTCGAGACGGCGCCGGCGGTGCTGAACACGAGCAGCGGCGACGCGGCACGGTTGGCGGGTAGGTCGTACCAGCCCGTCGTCAGGCGCGCCTCGCCGTTGTACCCGTAGCTGCCGAGTACGGGCGTGGTGGCGGGGTCGAGTCCGAAGGGGAGTTTGGCGTTCGATCCGTTGACGGTCTCGGGGCCGCGACCGCCGGTGGTCCCGGAGCCGAGTCCGCCGGTGATCGCGAACGGACGCGCCATGCTCGCCGAAACGTTCATCTGGCCCGGACGCTGGCTGCCCGGTTCGGGCTGCAGGTCGCCGGGAATTCCGTTGGGGGAGAAGCCGACCGGGTTCTCGCCGCGTAGGGCCTCGGTCGCCGACGCCCCGCCCGCGGGGGTGAGCATGCCGGTGTTCGGGTCGACCTCGACGAGCACCTCGTCGGCCAGCCCGCACGGGTTGCCGCGCAGGGTGTTCAGATTCTCGGTGAGCACCGTCGGCGCCGGATACCGACTCACGGCCGCCTTGACGAACAACAGCATCTCGACCACGACGAGGAGACCGGCGATCACCGCGATGGGAGAGGAGGCGAGGAACAGGCGGCGCCGGTCGGCCCGTGTCTCACCGGGGCCGGTGTCGCTGTGTGCGAGACCGCGATTGGTGACGTAGTCGAGCCGAAGATGCTGCCAGACCGCGAGGGCGGCGGCCAGGACGGCGAGGATCAGGAACAGCGTCGACGCCCCGTAGCCGGCGATGACGGGCGCCCGGTCGAACCAGGAGATGCCGTACTCGTAGGCGAACGGCCACGAGTTGTAACCGGCCATCGCCGCGGCCATCGCGAAGAGCAGACCCGACACGAAGACGGTGAGGTTGCGGGCCGATCGTGCCGCCGACTGGGCGACGGCGAGGGTCGCGGCCGCGGAGGTCGCCGCAGCGAGACCGGCGAGCACGCCGAACTGGATCGTCCACTTGGTCGGGGTGAACACGAACAGCAGCAGGGTGACGCCGACGGCGCCGACGAGGCGCCACACCGGACCGGGGTCGACGCCGCGGATCCGGGTGCGCCGCAGCATCACCGCGACCACCACGAACAGGCCGGCGAGGAGAAGGAGCAGGGGCACGCGACGGGTCAGCGAACCGTCGTCGGTGACGACCGAGATGAAGTAGTAGCGCAGGAACTCCTGGTGCCAGGAGATCACCGGGCCGACGGTGTAGCGGAGCTTGATGGCCTCGAGCACCGTCGCGAGCGTCTGATCCCGGAACACGATGACCAGTACGACCATCCCGGCGGCGGCGATCGGCGCGACCAGCGCCGCGGTCGAGGTCCATCTCGAGCCGCCGAGCTCGTCGCGTCGCCGGAGCAGGATGTGCAGCAGCGCTCGGGCGGCGACGAGCAGGATCGCGATGCCGACGACGCCGTGCGGGGCGAGCGCGAGGGTGAACCCGGCGAGCGCGGCAGCCAGTGCCGCCGGCAGGAGGCGTCGGGTGGAGATGGCGTATTCGGCTGCCCACCAGGTCAACAGGGAGCCGAGGACGATGATGCCCTCGCTGCGCAGGCCGCTGCAGAACGGCAGCCAGAACGCGGTGAACGTCAGGGCGGCAGCCCAGGTGGCCCACGAACTGCGGCGCACCGCCGGGCCCAGACGCGGCAGCAGCACCCGGCTGAGCACGAACCACGAGGCGAGGCCGGCGACGAGCGCCGGGATGTGCATCCACAGGATCGACGGCGAGATCGACGACCACATCGAGAGGAAGCTGTAGTACCAGTCGAACGGCGCCTCGGGGATGCCGTAGTAGCGGTAGTAGTTGGCCAGGTAACCGAACCCGTCGGCGGTGCGGCCCATGTTGAGGATGTAACCGTCGTCGGGCGACCCGGCACCCAGGAACAGCCAGAC
The sequence above is drawn from the Gordonia rubripertincta genome and encodes:
- a CDS encoding DICT sensory domain-containing protein, with translation MAETRSFTLFDDLELHMQFAPVCRLSDGALAAVELQLRGPAGTRLATAAALKRAARLVEEHPVLDERKRKMAASPRAQSLAKILPLLVNLDLELIDNLDAETTRTLERHVMMVLPDAVERSPQRTLARVARARAAGKIICVDGLVRSEHAATLLSLVEPDIIVTGAELLSKQATADAAHLAHALAAHTERSHAVVIAEGVDDESARVTAQTMGAAFGIGDLYPPVADPSTLATRTIVPLPDMPVWTTPDPDKSTPYRIASTSIEPRMGNKRLLIEMSKALEHQAAIGGAAIVLGTFQFAEHFTPRTAKRWREMSAKTGLAGVYGVGLPDVRDGNVHRAPLDPEDDLINEWNVAVLGPHFAALLSARDQHDAGPDLERTFEFVQTYDRMTVTQAVHSILARFT
- a CDS encoding arabinosyltransferase domain-containing protein, whose protein sequence is MTASTSRVSARTARLIAIVAGVLGVVLCALTPFLPVKATDADITWPAGQELAAETSSVMAPLIAQTPQTLDARIPCSTLASARNGVVLSTMPVSAPKSKGSSLWVTKSDQAVTVTFRNSVAATAARAELDRCRELHIFSAPSGPGAQFVGLGDSTVLPPEKRPQVAGIFSELSPEQARAAAAAGMSVSIVVDNRYESSPTVLKIIVMVLAVISVIVALIALALLDRIQGYHRRIGVRTHAWWHSLKPRAADLVVTAILLVWLFLGAGSPDDGYILNMGRTADGFGYLANYYRYYGIPEAPFDWYYSFLSMWSSISPSILWMHIPALVAGLASWFVLSRVLLPRLGPAVRRSSWATWAAALTFTAFWLPFCSGLRSEGIIVLGSLLTWWAAEYAISTRRLLPAALAAALAGFTLALAPHGVVGIAILLVAARALLHILLRRRDELGGSRWTSTAALVAPIAAAGMVVLVIVFRDQTLATVLEAIKLRYTVGPVISWHQEFLRYYFISVVTDDGSLTRRVPLLLLLAGLFVVVAVMLRRTRIRGVDPGPVWRLVGAVGVTLLLFVFTPTKWTIQFGVLAGLAAATSAAATLAVAQSAARSARNLTVFVSGLLFAMAAAMAGYNSWPFAYEYGISWFDRAPVIAGYGASTLFLILAVLAAALAVWQHLRLDYVTNRGLAHSDTGPGETRADRRRLFLASSPIAVIAGLLVVVEMLLFVKAAVSRYPAPTVLTENLNTLRGNPCGLADEVLVEVDPNTGMLTPAGGASATEALRGENPVGFSPNGIPGDLQPEPGSQRPGQMNVSASMARPFAITGGLGSGTTGGRGPETVNGSNAKLPFGLDPATTPVLGSYGYNGEARLTTGWYDLPANRAASPLLVFSTAGAVSTIDTFGVRNFGQKMVVQFGRPGPGGEFEQVGPDILPIDPGPVILNRPWRNMRVPMAAAPPAATVMRLTLQDNNLGDKQFIGITPPRAPRLQTLQEVVGTTAPTLIDFGVASHFPCQQPMGVSHGVAQVPQWRILGDYPLTNSQSKTWQAGVDGGLLGISEATTSAQAVSTYLKDDWVREWGALEKLTPLVPDAPNAQIDTAQTTQWGWSRAGSIRVEPESDE
- a CDS encoding arabinosyltransferase domain-containing protein: MAIVAAVAGLVAVVAGVLTPFLPVSTSTASVTWPQGQELGAESASVTAPLVAQTARDVQITVPCRVMAATPTDASTTVLSTMPANATKARENGLFVVADGSNVTVSVRNKTLASVPRSALAECGELRIFSDATATGAQFVGLPPGAATAGGGDVGLAEPSSNPQIAGVFTGLTTEQVRTSGIDVRIEIDDRFDSSPSVIKWLVMIVGIIAAIVALVAVGRLDRIHGYHRRVGGRLRWGTVLRPTPTDIGVTLTLVVWHFLGAGSPDDGYILNMGRNAADAGYLADYYRFYGIPEAPFDWYYNFLAYWSTISTTGLWMRLPSLIAGLAAWFILSRVLLPRLGGAVRRSQWAMLTGAAVFLAFWLPMCSGLRSEGIIVLGTLLTWWAVEVTVSTRRMLPAALAALTALLTLALAPHGLIALALLIASARPLLRILVRRRRENGLLPLLAPVLGAGALVVIVVFRDQTLATVFEAIRIRYSVGPTLAWYQELLRYYFLAVNHTDGALARRIPVLLFAVSMFLVLAIMLRRKRIDGVDPGAVWRVLGASLLTILLLSFTPTKWTIQFGIFAGLGAALAAVACVAIGQAARRTLRNLSILIAGLLVACAAAAAGKNAWPWPYNFGIAWFDKAPVIAGMQVSTVLLALAVVALVFAVWQHLRMDYVDETGLAHAHGAAPAGWRIGVASAPIAVIAVLIVVCELAVFAKAAVSRADTFTVLSANLDSLRGNTCAMADAVLVEPDPNKGTLTPADGGSASKTLEGDSHGFSPNGVKPDLTPQAGAQKPGAMNTSADLSKTFIVYGSNPGTAGGEGPRGVNGSTAALPYGLDPATTPVMGSFETSDGQATLTTGWYRLPDRNASPLIVVTAAGAVFTYDRDGVPIFGQQLQVEFGREVDGRFVEVGAPAVPIDAERTNRPWRNLRIPMDRVPADATVMRLVAKDNNLDADQWLAITPPRAPVLETLQQVVGSTDPVLIDFAAGAWFPCQRPMTAHDGVFDVPDWRILPESWIANSQSKTWMAAEDGGLLTTTEALTRPTTVATYLDNDWYREWGNLQRLNPLVPQARPADVMTGAATTWGWSRPGPIRVVPQDD
- a CDS encoding arabinosyltransferase domain-containing protein; its protein translation is MSEPNRTAKIVAVVTGLLGFLLAIVTPILPVNQTTAELEWPQGDSVSDVAAPLVAFVPIDMDMSVPCSLASRLPAQGGVLLSTTPEGGQDDSARGLFVRATPDALTMTDRNVVLLNTDRAAAQANPDCRIVMHADGEGVAGRFEGLPAPDADTGSLHEFAIPDHEMRPQIVGIYSDLPADVSRDGLSLHATIDTRYVSSPTPLKLAAIVIGIVMTVLSLIALGVLDRRDGRAHKRFLPTGWWTIRPPDVAVFAILAFWWFAGANTSDDGYNFTVGRITSEAGYADNYFRYFGVPQDPFGWHFQVISWMSHISVATPFMRLPAFLLGLLGWWLISREVIPRLGRAVRNSRPAVWSAAFVFLAIWLPFNNGLRPEPAEAVGALLTWCCVERAIATRRLLPYAIAVVTAAFTLALAPGGLMAVAALLAGIRPIVKTLVSRRSRDGLLPMLAPILAAGTAVLFQIFFDQPIGALIAGNKVASDVGPTLEWWQEPIRYYYLILPTADGTLARRFGVLAMILCLFVVLLRLLRREHPNGVARAPIWRLVAVTLGTMFFIAFTPTKWTHHFGVYAGIAAGLAAAAGAMMAPAVLRSRRNRTFFAAAVLAITGISFAGTNGWWFVGSYGVPWWDRPPAVGGVNVAWFILLASIVTALAGLWFHFRDDFVDEQTRTRGGDHWYSKLKFSPLPVISGLMVLFMVASFLKGAYVQRDSWSWMKSNARALTGNSCGLANDVLVEADPTAGLLAPAAVNGRPAPGVAQALSGTDSTGFTPNGVPDKLSVDATESDTPSTTSAQNTAQTGAGADESGDSSSAQGGTEGGQGARGINGSTVRLPFGLNPAATPVLGSYGSPSGTASLTTDWYQLPERSDDAPLLTMAVAGSVEAVDGIGVVHAGQKVVAQFGRVGADGRVVPTGQMFPIDIGEVPTWRNLRFPLADSPAQSTVVRILVEDTAAASSEWVAITPPRVSKLATLDEVVGRTDPVFIDWLPGLVFPCQQPMKVRHGVLEVPKWRIMPDAEATRKNSQTWMSGTAGGPLGITEAMLRPTLMPTYLRNNWGRDWGGLQRFTEIIPAPPAEIELGEARRSGLYDPAPMRSSGY
- a CDS encoding Dps family protein — protein: MSKFTAPGLSTDSADKVAGILQERLSALNDLHLTLKHIHWNVVGANFIGVHEMIDPQVELVRGYADTVAERIATLGSSPKGTAKAIESDRSWSDYSIGRDTAQAHLGALDLVYEGFITSHRDAIEKIGKIDPITEDVLIGQTAELEKFQWFVRAHLESYTGELKHSGASGEKEAADAAR